The following DNA comes from Candidatus Eremiobacterota bacterium.
AAGTCAACGTCCGCGAGTCCGAAGGCGACGCCTACGTCGTCGACCTCACCGGCGAGATCGACGTGTACACCTCGCCCAAGGTCAAGGACGCGATCACGGAACTGATCGATCAGGAGCACTATAACCTGGTCATCAACCTCGAGAAGGTGCGCTACATCGACTCGACCGGGCTGGGCGTCCTCATCGGCGGCCTCAAGCGCGTGCGCGAGCATAGCGGCGCTGTCAACCTGGTGTGCACCAATCCGCAGATCAA
Coding sequences within:
- a CDS encoding STAS domain-containing protein, producing the protein MDIKVNVRESEGDAYVVDLTGEIDVYTSPKVKDAITELIDQEHYNLVINLEKVRYIDSTGLGVLIGGLKRVREHSGAVNLVCTNPQIKKIFDITGLVKIFGIYDNEEKACENL